The Amycolatopsis nigrescens CSC17Ta-90 genomic interval CACTCAACATCGACGCGGCGGAACAGGTCCGAAAAGCACTGGAAGGCTGGGGCCTGGTGCCCACCTCGGCAATCACGCCGCGATTCCACGATCAGATCACCGGCGGCTAGCCACACACCGAATTCCGGTACCGGCGTACGGACCTTTCGTGAATACACCAGCTAGTTGATTGGGGGCGCGCGACCGGATCTGAAGTGGACGTTCTGGTCGGGTGGATGAAGACCGCGCGGAATCCGCAGCGGAGGCGAAGGGCTCCGGGCATGACCCGTCCGCCAGTCCCAGTTGGTGGCGATCCCGGCGCTTGCTGAAGGTTACGGCTGGTGGAACCTGACCTCCGGGTACTGCGCTGATGGTCTGTCCAGCAGCGGCTCGTTCCGTCCGCGTAGATGCCTGTCGACGAGGGCGGTGATGTAAGCGCGGATGATGGCGTCGCACCGTTCGCCGTCGAGGTCTTGGATCGGGATGTCGAATTGTTCGGCCAACGGCGCCATGTCGGTGAAGGAGAGGTGCTCCACGCTGTCGACACTCAGCCATCGTTTCCAGCCGGTCAGTTCGCTCCAGGTCTCGTCCCAGGTCGGGTCGAGTCCGCCGGGCACGTGACTGGGCTTGCCCAGCATCAGCATCGGCCGGTTGACGGGTGTGTCGTTGGGGTAGCGGAAGTTGCCGTCCATGTTGACCGCCGCCTTGATGCGCCGATCCGACAGCATGGCCGGGATCGTGCTGTAGCCGCCTGCGGAGTGACCGACCATGGCGATGCGGTCCGTGTCGATCAGATCCCCATACCGCCATGCCTTGGATCTTTCGGTGAGCTGGTCGAGCACAAAGGACACGTCCGCGGCACGGACGGCCCCGACCTTGGCATGATCGCGGTTTGCGCATGTTACGCAGCTGGTGGTGTGCCCGTCCGGGAACGTGATGCCGTCCGCCTCGTAGTTGTGGCCGATCCCGGCGACGATGTAGCCGCGGCTGGCCAGCTCTTCGGCGAGCCCGCTGAGCGTTGCGCGAGGCAGGCCGAAGCCCGGGGAGAGCAGGACCAGAGGACGCTTGGCATGGGTTCGTACGGGTTTGGCGCCGACGGTGGCGTGGGTGACCACGGTGCTCAGCACATCCGACGGCACGGGAATGTCGTTGGCCTCGAGATACATCGTGGACTCGGCGGCGGTCATGTACCTCGAGGGCGTGTCTGAGGGCTTCCTGGCCGGATACCAGAGGGAGACCATCAGTTCCCGGTGTTCGTCGGGCACCCACGGGTCAGCACGCTTGTGGTCCTCGAGATGTAGCGTGGCCATGCCGATCGGATGGTCGCCGCCAGGCGCGGGCAGTCGCAGGGTGACCGAGGGCGACGGTGTCGGCACCGCGTCCGCCCGGGCGGGCGCGGTGAACAAGGCGCCGGCCAAGACCGCTGTCATGACACCGGCCAGTGATCTGTGTTTCATGAGTCTCTCCCTTGTCGTCCCGTCGGGGTTATTGGTCGCGTCGGTGCGGGCTGGTGATGGCGAGGGCGGCCGCGGCGAGTGTCCACACCGCGTAGACGGTCCAGGCGCCGGTGGTGGTCCAGGGGAACTGGGTTGGGTTTGGGTGGGGTGTCACGAGTCGGAGCCAGGCGTGGTGGGGCGTGGCGTGCGCGGCGACTGCCGACCAGTAGCGTCCGT includes:
- a CDS encoding alpha/beta hydrolase family protein, whose product is MKHRSLAGVMTAVLAGALFTAPARADAVPTPSPSVTLRLPAPGGDHPIGMATLHLEDHKRADPWVPDEHRELMVSLWYPARKPSDTPSRYMTAAESTMYLEANDIPVPSDVLSTVVTHATVGAKPVRTHAKRPLVLLSPGFGLPRATLSGLAEELASRGYIVAGIGHNYEADGITFPDGHTTSCVTCANRDHAKVGAVRAADVSFVLDQLTERSKAWRYGDLIDTDRIAMVGHSAGGYSTIPAMLSDRRIKAAVNMDGNFRYPNDTPVNRPMLMLGKPSHVPGGLDPTWDETWSELTGWKRWLSVDSVEHLSFTDMAPLAEQFDIPIQDLDGERCDAIIRAYITALVDRHLRGRNEPLLDRPSAQYPEVRFHQP